Genomic DNA from Felis catus isolate Fca126 chromosome E3, F.catus_Fca126_mat1.0, whole genome shotgun sequence:
TCCCATCCCCGCCTGCTTTggtcttccccctcccccaaacggCTAAGAAATCAGCGGTTCCCTTCAGCACCGAAGATGGTGCTTTAACCTGACAGAATGGGGAAGTTATTATGGTAAGTATCGCAGAGATTTGTTACCCATTTGGACATTTGTTGTTTGGCTTCCTGCTGGGGAAAACGTTCATATAGCCTTACGTCTTCAGTGCCCAGCCCAGAGTTGGTCGTCCCTAGATacgtgttgaatgaatgaaggctgTGTCGCCTTTCTTGTACCTCTTTGAACTCCCTGAAGGATATAGGACCAGTTTGGGGGGTCAGACTCTGCGACACTCACTGGGTGTGTGTCTTTGGGTATGTTTCTAGCCTTCTCTGGGTTTAGTTTTCTCCGTGgtaaagtacagttgacccttgaacaatgcgggtttgaactgtgtgggccCACTTCTtcgcagatttaaaaaaatacatatgttgtGAAGTTTTTTTTGGAGATTTGCTCCAATTTGAGAAAACTAGCAGATGAACTGCATAGCCTAggaatactggaaaaaaaaaaaagatgtatcatgaatgcataaaatatatgtagatgCTAGTTTATCATTTACTTCCATGAAGTATACACAAGTTTGTTACAAAAGGGTTTATCAAAATGTACAGACTGTACATGGCATCATTCATAgttgagagaaatggaaacaaagatgCAGTGTTAAATAACTGCATAAAATTAACTGCAGTACATACTCCAGGACTGTAAGAATATCCTAGCCACCTCCTCTTGCTGTGGTGATCTCAAGTGTTGTGATTTCCAAGCTTAAAACCGTGTGTTGCTAATCCTCTCCTTGAGATCAGTTCGTCACTCGTAAATTTCAAATGGCTGTAAAAAGTGATCCCGTGGTTCTTGCATATTTTCATCATGTTTAGCGCAATACTGTAAACCTTGAATAACACCATGGGACCCATACGAAACACCACTGGTGATTCTGGAAGCGCTcccaagaggcagagaaaggtcatgacattacaagaaaaagtcGAATTGCTTGACATGTACCGTAGATTAAGGTCTGCGGCTGCAGTGGCCCGTCATTTCAAGATGAATGAATCCAGCGTAAGGACCattgtaaaaaaggaaaaggaaatccgTGAGGCTGTGGCGGCAGCTACGCCAGCAGGCGCGAGAACGTTGCACTTTCTGCGAGACAGCTTTTTATCTCGTATTGAAAATGCAGCTTTTATGTGGGTGCAGGATTGCTATAAGAAAGGCATACCTATAGACTCGAACACGATTCGAGAAAAAGCAAAGTCATTGTATGACCACTTACAGCAAAAGGAAGGTGAAGGATCCAAGGCTGGAGAATTTAGTGCCAGCAAAGGATGGTTTGATAATTTCAGAAAGCGGTTTGGcttaaaaaatgtcaagataGCAGGGGAAGCAGCTTCCCCCGCCCAAGAGGCAGTAGATGAGTTGCCACCTCAGGCGCCCAGAGTCACCACACCAGAGGAGTTAACAGAGGGTGAGTCGGCGGAGGCGAGAGCTTCCGGACCGGTGCCGGATGAAGATGCCCGAGAAGCGGAGCCAGAAAACAAGTTGACGTTAGACAACCTGGCAGAAGGGTTTCGATTATTCAAGACGGCTTTTGACTTCTTTCACAACATGGACCCTTCTGTGATACGGGCACTGAGACTAAAGCAAGTGGTGGAAGAAGGGCTGGTAccttatagaaacatttttagagaGATGAAAAGGCAGAGAAGTCAAACGGAAATTACAAGGTGTGTCCGTGAAGTTACACCGGGTGTGCCTGCCCCTCTtgcctcctcttccacctcctctaGCTCTGCCTCCGCCTCCCCCGAGACGGCCAGACCAGCCTGTCCTCGGCCTCGCCCGCAGCCTGCTCAGCGTAAAGATGACGAGGACGAAGACCCCTCCCACGTAATAAATACTAAATAGTCGTCATGCCGTACGGTTAAACtgacctggtgtgtgtgtgtgcgtgcgagTGTCTCCGTGTGAAAATCTGGTAACTGTACGGCAGGAACTGTGTAGGACTGCATCATCGCCTGGGTATTCATTGGGCAGGACGTCATATGCAAGATTCGCCCGCAAGTGGATGGCCTGTCCTTTAGAGGCATAAGGTGGgtgataatttaatataaaattaatgatgTGTCTTATTGTTTTGTCACGTTGCTCTCAAAGAGTTACGTTGGGGTCCAGTATGCCCCCCTCTCCTATCTGGAGAGACGACATATCAGCCTATCGTCACAGCtaagtggttttttaaaaaacagtgtttCCGGTAGTGTGTATTATGAATCCAGCTGGAACACGGTAGGCCACGGAAACTTTCTAACCATTCATTCCTTAGCGTATAGGCAAGGCCCCTGGTTACACAGGGTTACACTAGGCTACCATCAAAGGATCCTACTAGTGCATCTTTGTTATCAATCCTTGAATCATcctacttataaataaataggcaTCCCCCttattatctttctatttttgtgtctAGTGTTGGCAGGTAACAAAACACCTGTTGATGTTTCGTATCCTGTAAGGCAGTATCGATTTATGTACTGACAGACGATTCATCTTGTGAATAACGTAAACTGAATGGTCTGGATGATACAGTACAGCTccgtaaatgtgttttctcttacgGTTTTCGtgatcttgttcttttttctagctgACTTTGCTGTAAGGATACGGTGTATGATACATgtaatacacaaaatatgtgttaatcgacttaTCGGTTTAGGTCCTGGTCAGccgtaggctattagtagttaggtttttgaggagtcaaaagctacatgtggatttttgactgcatgggggtgGCCGTCCCTCATGCCtccgttgttcaagggtcaaccgcAGGGGGCACCTGTCTTGCACCGCTTGTATGAAGATCACGTGAGTTAAAGCATCtggctttctctgtccctccgtcTCTGGCAGTAACGGCAACCTCGCAGGGTTGGCGGGAGCTTGTGGGTGAGATGCTCCACAAACGTTCGTCGCGTGATCAGCATGGCTGAGTTCCCTGAGAGCAGtggtctcctttctcccttccaggCTGCCCTCCTCCGCGCTGTGCTTcggcggcccggcccggccccgtgGAGAAGGCCTGTCTGCGGGCTGTGGTGCCGCACAGCCACCGGCCGGGATccggggaggtgggtggggagcgGGTACCCCGCCCCGAAGGAGAAGGCGGCAGGTGCGGAGACAGAGAACTTCCAGATCGTCTACCGGTTTGACGCCATCAGAGCCTTCGGGTACTTGTCTCGGCTGAAGGTGGCACAGACGGCCCTCACGGTGCTGGCCCTCCCGCCTGGCTGCTACTGGTACTCCCAGGGCTTCGTGACGCTCGGCTCCCTGTGTGTCGCGGGCGGGGTGGCTGGCTTTGCCCTGGCCATGCTCTGCTGGATGAGCTATTTCTTCCGGAGGCTGGTGGGCATCCTGTATGTGAACGAGGCGGGCACTGTGCTGCGGGTGGCGCATCTGACCTTCTGGGGCCGGCGGCAGGACACGGACTGCCCCGTGGCCGACGTGATCCCCATGACGGAAACCAAGGACCGGGCCCAGGAGCTGTTTGTGCGTATCCAGCAGTACAGTGGGAAGCAGACCTTCTACCTCACCCTTCGCTATGGACGCATCGTGGACAGAGAGCGTTTCGCGCAGGTGTTTGGGACGCTGGACTCCCTCAAGTGAATTGGGAGCTGGGTCTCCAGCAGGAAGGCCGAGGATGAAATGGGATCGGGCACCTGAAGACTTCGGCAGGGCCTCTGGGCACCCGTCTTTTGGGATGCACAGAATCCTAAGACAGAAGCTAGTGATCGCGTTTCGGAAAGAGGCCCTTAGTACCAATTCATACTGCATTTGTGTGACATTTAGTCAGATAACGGCCAGAAGTTCACAGCTGGTTCTCGGAGGAAGCTGTGTCCGGTTCACCCAGGCAGGGCAGTGCTGCGAAATCGGAAGTCAGGGAGGTGAGGCAGAGCAAGCTCAGGACGTGGCTTGAGCA
This window encodes:
- the TMEM186 gene encoding transmembrane protein 186 isoform X3, whose product is MAEFPESSGLLSPFQAALLRAVLRRPGPAPWRRPVCGLWCRTATGRDPGRWVGSGYPAPKEKAAGAETENFQIVYRFDAIRAFGYLSRLKVAQTALTVLALPPGCYWYSQGFVTLGSLCVAGGVAGFALAMLCWMSYFFRRLVGILYVNEAGTVLRVAHLTFWGRRQDTDCPVADVIPMTETKDRAQELFVRIQQYSGKQTFYLTLRYGRIVDRERFAQVFGTLDSLK
- the TMEM186 gene encoding transmembrane protein 186 isoform X4, yielding MAALLRAVLRRPGPAPWRRPVCGLWCRTATGRDPGRWVGSGYPAPKEKAAGAETENFQIVYRFDAIRAFGYLSRLKVAQTALTVLALPPGCYWYSQGFVTLGSLCVAGGVAGFALAMLCWMSYFFRRLVGILYVNEAGTVLRVAHLTFWGRRQDTDCPVADVIPMTETKDRAQELFVRIQQYSGKQTFYLTLRYGRIVDRERFAQVFGTLDSLK
- the TMEM186 gene encoding transmembrane protein 186 isoform X1; protein product: MGPIRNTTGDSGSAPKRQRKVMTLQEKVELLDMYRRLRSAAAVARHFKMNESSVRTIVKKEKEIREAVAAATPAGARTLHFLRDSFLSRIENAAFMWVQDCYKKGIPIDSNTIREKAKSLYDHLQQKEGEGSKAGEFSASKGWFDNFRKRFGLKNVKIAGEAASPAQEAVDELPPQAPRVTTPEELTEGESAEARASGPVPDEDAREAEPENKLTLDNLAEGFRLFKTAFDFFHNMDPSVIRALRLKQVVEEGLVPYRNIFREMKRQRSQTEITRCVREVTPGVPAPLASSSTSSSSASASPETARPACPRPRPQPAQRKDDEDEDPSHELCRTASSPGYSLGRTSYARFARKWMACPLEA
- the TMEM186 gene encoding transmembrane protein 186 isoform X2 → MQCVDTPTSYGRAGPLRGPGAGESLPAAGIRAMAALLRAVLRRPGPAPWRRPVCGLWCRTATGRDPGRWVGSGYPAPKEKAAGAETENFQIVYRFDAIRAFGYLSRLKVAQTALTVLALPPGCYWYSQGFVTLGSLCVAGGVAGFALAMLCWMSYFFRRLVGILYVNEAGTVLRVAHLTFWGRRQDTDCPVADVIPMTETKDRAQELFVRIQQYSGKQTFYLTLRYGRIVDRERFAQVFGTLDSLK